TAGGCCTGCGCGGTTTCGACATCGAGCGCTTCGGTCAGCGAGATTTCGTGGCTGTAATGGCTCTTGAAGGTCGTGGTCAGTTCGTCGACGACGCGCTGGCGCATCCGCCCGACAACCTCGGCCCCCGCCTTCGCCAGAAAGGGCGTCAGCAAAAAGCCGCCGAGCGCCCAGGTCAGGCCGAAACTGCGCGCCGAGAAAGTCGTCGGCGACAGGTCGAGCGCGCCATAGATATAGACCTGTTTGAACGTGTCGGAACCATAGCGGCTGTAGCTCGTCATGCGCCGCACCGCCGCCGCCTCCATCGCGGTCAAAATCTGCCCCGCCAGCTTGCCGCCGCCCGTCGCGTCGAAACCGATCGTCGCGCCCGTTTCGGCGATCGCGTCGATCAGCCGGTCCATGAAATCGTCGGCGCTGCTGTTCACGACATATTGCGCGCCGATGCCTTTCAGCAGCGCGACCTGCGCATCGCTGCGCACGATGTTGACCAGCGGGATGCCGTCCTTGGCGCAAATCTTGACCAGCATCTGGCCCAGGTTCGACGCCGCGGCGGTGTGGACGATCGCGCTGTGCCCCTCCATCCGCGTCGTTTCGGTAAAGGCGAGGCTGGTGAGCGGGTTGACGAAACAGGAAGCGCCGTCCCTGGGATCGGTCCCATCGGGCAGTGGCATCGCCATCTGCACCGGCAGGCAGCGATATTCGGCATACATTTCGCCGCCGAGCACCGCGACCGTCTTGCCGAGCAGCGCCTGCGCCTCCGCCGATGCGCCCGCCGCGACAACGATGCCGCAGCCTTCGTTGCCGATCGCCATCGCCTCGCCGATGCGCCCCGCCATCGCGCGCATCCCCGCGGGCGGCACATCGGCGGTCAGCACGGGCAGCCCATCACGCTCCGACGCCCGCGCGGTGCTCATGTCCGCGCCGCCGAACAGCAGGCCCAGGTCCGACGGGTTGATCGGCGCCGCGAGCAGCTTCACCACCACCTCATGCGGCTTGGGTTCGGGCATCGGCCGCCGTTCGAGCGACACTTCGAGCTGCCCTTCGGGCTTCACGAGCGTCACCATGGTCAGGTTGGTTTGGGGCAGGTCGGTCATCGCGCATCTCCCGTCGCATTTCAGTTTCTGGATGCAACGGGAATAGGGCGATGCGGCGAGGCTGGCAATCGCCTCCCAAGAAAATTTGGTCCTTATCCCGCATGCGTCATTGCGAGCGCAGCGAAGCAATCTCCAGCTATCGCACCGACCGGACGCCCACTGGAGATTGCTTCGTCGCTTCGCTCCTCGCAATGACGCTCTCCGGGCTACCCCGTCCCGTAAAAACGCACGAGGCGGTCGAGCGCCAGCCCCAGCACCAGCTTGCCCGATCGCGCGGGCCAGCCGAGCGCCTTTTCGGCGCCGCCGATCCCCTCGCCCGCGCAGATCACGCGCCAGCAAATGTCGGCGAGCCCCGGCCCCGCCGCGTCGAGCGCGCCGTGAAAGCGCCGGTGCGCGTCGATCCGCGCCAGCGACGCATCGGCCGCGCGCGCGCCGCCGCGGCTCTTGCCCGGCGGCGCGGCGTCCCAGCGCATCGTCACCCGCGCCGCCAGCCCCGCGCGCTCATAATCGGCGCGCAGCCGCTCGCCCGCCAGCAATTGCGCCGGGGTCAGCAGCCCGCGCGACGCCAGCCAGGCAATCGGGCTTTCGGCGGCATTGACGGTCACATGCCGCATCAGCTGCGGCCCCGTCTTGCCGGGATCGAGGCGGTCGTCGGGGTGGATACGCGATTCGAGGCGGCGTGGGATCATGTCGGTCTCCTTGATACGGACAGAGGACTTGACATTGGATGATTGTGTAGGAAAGAAAAAACCGATTTGGTTATCGAAAGGCAAAGGCCGTGATCAACAGCATCCGAACCGTCCGCCGCGCCAAGGGGCTGACGCTTGAGGAGGTTGCGCAACGCTGCGATCCGCCGACCACCGCGCAGACGATCGGCCGCCTCGAAACGGGCACGCGCACGCTGTCGCTCGGCTGGATGAACCGCATTGCCGCGGCGCTCGACGTCGATGCCGCCGAACTCGTGCGACTGCCGCAGGATGCGCAGTTGACGATCACCGCGCTGCTCGGCGCCGACGGCGCCCACGCGCCGACGCGCACCGAACAGGCGCTCGCCGCGCGGCCGGGCGAGGATATGGTCGCGGTGCGCGTCACCTCGTCGATCGGCGACTATCGCGCTGGCGACGAAATCTGGTGCCGCCGGATCGAGGGCGACTGGGCGAGCGCGCTCAACCGCGACCTGCTCGTGCCCCGCCCCGCCGGCCGCTTCTTCTTTGCGCGCCTGCTCAACGTCGACGGCGAAAAACTCCACCTGCTCCCGCTCGGCGCCGGGCTGCGGCAGCAGGTCGTCAGCAACCCGCCATGGGCCGCGGTCGCGGTGCGATTAATGCGCAGCCTGTGATCTCCAGCCCTGTCATTGCGAACGTAGCGAAGCAATCCAGAGCGGTTTACGCGCGCTCCGGATTGCTTCGCTTCGCTCGCGATGACGAACGGGTGAGAGGCCCGGCATGACTCCCCTTCGCATCCTGTCGATCGCCACCCTGTTTCCCGACGCCGCGCGGCCCAGTTTCGGCCTGTTCGTCGAAAAGAGCCTCCGCGCGCTCGCGGCACAGCCGGGTATCGAACTCACCGTCGCGGCGCCGCTCGGCCTGCCGCCCTTCCCGCTTTCGCTGCACCGGCGTTACCGCGCGCTGCGCGATCTGCCGCGCTCCGAAACGTGGAACGGCCTCGCGGTCCTGCGCCCGCGCTTCCCGCTGATTCCCAAGGTTGGCGCCCGCTTCAACCCCGCGGCCATCGCGCGCGCCGTGCTGTCGGCCGTTCGGGACCGGGAGTTCGACGTGATCGACGCGCAATTTTTCTACCCCGACGGCCCCGCCGCGATGCGCGTCGCGGGCGCGCGCGGCCTGCCCTTCTCGATCAAGGCGCGCGGCGCGGACATCGGCCATTTCGGCCATGCCCCAGCAACGGCAGCGCAAGTGGCCGCCGCCGCCGCCAAAGCCGCCGGGCTGCTCGCCGTGTCGGAGGCGATGCGCCGCGACATGGCGGCGATCGGCATCGATCCGGCCAAGGTCGCGGTCCATTATACGGGCATCGACGCCACGCGCTTTCATCCGGGCGACCGCGCCGCGGCGCGCGCCGCGCTCGGCATCGACGATGCGCCCGCGATCCTCTCGGTCGGCGCACTCATTCCGCGCAAGGGGCAGGCGCTGGTGATCGCCGCGCTGCCCGCGCTCCCCGGCGTCCATTATTGGCTCGCCGGCGCGGGCGAGGAGGAAGGCCGCTACCGCGCGCTCGCCCGCCGGCATGGGGTCGAGCCGCGCGTGCATTTCATGGGTCCGGTCGCCAACGCCGACCTGCCGCAGCTTTACCGCGCCGCCGACGTCGTCGTCATGCCCTCGGCCAGCGAGGGTCTGGCCAATGCGTGGGTCGAGGCGCTCGCCTGCGGCACCCCGATCGTCATCAGCGACGCGGGCGGCGCCGCCGAGCTTGTCACCGCGCCCGCGGCGGGCCGCATCGTGACACGCACGCCGGGCGCGATCGCCGAAGCGGTGCAGGAGATCCTCGCCGCCCCGCCCTCACCGACCGACGTGGCCGCGAGCCTCGACGGCCGCTTCGACTGGAACCGCAACGGCCGCGAATTGGCCGAGCATCTGCGGCGCTGCGCAGGGTTTTAAGGTGCGTAGATAATCGGAACGTCGGTTTTCGACCGTTAATCGCCGTACCCCGGCGAAAGCCGGGGTCCAGAGCGGGATAAGCCAACGCTTGCTTATGGGCGCCTTGGGCCCCGGCTTTCGCCGGGGTGCAACACTAAGGCCAGCGTCCGCTCCCCACCCCAAAGCCGACGCCCGCCGGCCCCGTCAAACCACCGCGCCGTCGTCGTTCCTGTTCGACACCCGCTCGGCGCCTTCGGTCACCGCCGTGGTGCGCGGCACGAAGCTGTGGGGACCGACTTTCAGCCACACGAGGATCGGCGCCGACATATAGACCGACGAATAGGTGCCGACAAAGATGCCGAGCAGCATCGCCGCGGTGAAGCCGAAGATCACGTCGGGCCCGACCCACAGCAGCACCGCCAGCGCGATCAGCATGGTGAAGCTGGTCATCACGGTGCGCGCCAGCGTTTCGTTGACGCTGAGGTCGAGCAGCGGGATGATCTCCATCTTGCGATATTTCTTCAGATTTTCGCGAATCCGGTCGAACACGACAATCGTGTCGTTGAGCGAATAACCGATGATGGTGAGCAGCGCGGCGACGATGTTGAGGTCAAACTGCATCTGCGTCAGCGCAAAGAAGCCAAAGGTCAGCGTGACGTCGTGGAACAGCGCGAACAGCGCACCGACGCCGAACTGCCATTCGAAGCGGATCCAGATATAGATGGAGATGGCGATCATCGCGAGGATCAGGCTGAGCGCCCCGGTGCGCAGCAGTTCCTCCGACACCTTGCCCGACACGGTTTCGACCGATCCGGTCTTCGCGGTGGGAAAGGCGTCGGCAATGCCCGCGACCAGCCGTTGCCCGGCGCGTTCGGCAGCCGCCTTGTCGCCTTCGGGCAGCGCGGTGCGGATCGACACCGCCTTGTCCGATCCGAACTGCTGGATCGTCGCTTCGCCGAGGCCGATGGCGCCGACCTTTTCGCGGATCTCGTCGATCGGCGGCATCGCCCCGGTGAACTCGACGCGCACCGACTGGCCGCCGACAAAGTCGACGCCAAGATTCAGGCCGCGCACCGCGACAAGCGCGATCGACGCGACGATCATCAGCAAGCTGATCGCCATGGCTACGTTGCGCCACTTCAGGAACTGGATATTGGTGTCGTCGGGGACGAGTTTCAGCAAACGCATGGTCGATCCCTTACCTTCAAATGTTCAGCGACGCAGGGCGCGTCTTGTGCAACCAGCGCGCGGCGAACAGGCGCGTCACGGTGACGGCGGTGAACACACTGGTGATGATGCCGATCGTCAGCACGACCGCAAAGCCCTTGATCGGCCCGGAGCCGAACCAGAACATCAGCCCCGCCGCGATGACGTTGGTGATATTGGCGTCGAAAATTGCCCGGCTGGCTTCCGAATAGCCAAGCTCGACCGCCTGGAACACGCGGCGCCCGCGTTTCAGTTCCTCGCGGATACGCTCGTTGATGAGCACATTCGCGTCGACCGCGGCCCCGATGGTGAGCACGAAGCCCGCGATGCCCGGCAGCGTCAGCGTCGCATTGAACGCCGCCATGATCGCGATGATCAGCCCGATGTTGAAGATCAGCGCGACATTCGCATAGATGCCGAAGCGGCCATAGACGATGATCATGAAGGCGAGCACCGCGACGGTCGCGATGATGCCCGCGATCGCGCCCTTGCGGATCGAATCGGCGCCAAGCTCGGGCGTCACCGTGCGCTCCTCGACCACCGTCATCTTCACCGGCAGCGCGCCCGATCGCAGCGAGATCGCGAGGTTGTTCGCGCTCGCGACGCTGAAACTGCCCGAAATCTGAGCGCTGCCGCCCAGGATCGGCTCGTTGATCG
This DNA window, taken from Sphingopyxis alaskensis RB2256, encodes the following:
- a CDS encoding zinc-binding dehydrogenase, with protein sequence MTDLPQTNLTMVTLVKPEGQLEVSLERRPMPEPKPHEVVVKLLAAPINPSDLGLLFGGADMSTARASERDGLPVLTADVPPAGMRAMAGRIGEAMAIGNEGCGIVVAAGASAEAQALLGKTVAVLGGEMYAEYRCLPVQMAMPLPDGTDPRDGASCFVNPLTSLAFTETTRMEGHSAIVHTAAASNLGQMLVKICAKDGIPLVNIVRSDAQVALLKGIGAQYVVNSSADDFMDRLIDAIAETGATIGFDATGGGKLAGQILTAMEAAAVRRMTSYSRYGSDTFKQVYIYGALDLSPTTFSARSFGLTWALGGFLLTPFLAKAGAEVVGRMRQRVVDELTTTFKSHYSHEISLTEALDVETAQAYNAKRTGEKYLIRPHG
- the secF gene encoding protein translocase subunit SecF, whose protein sequence is MRLLKLVPDDTNIQFLKWRNVAMAISLLMIVASIALVAVRGLNLGVDFVGGQSVRVEFTGAMPPIDEIREKVGAIGLGEATIQQFGSDKAVSIRTALPEGDKAAAERAGQRLVAGIADAFPTAKTGSVETVSGKVSEELLRTGALSLILAMIAISIYIWIRFEWQFGVGALFALFHDVTLTFGFFALTQMQFDLNIVAALLTIIGYSLNDTIVVFDRIRENLKKYRKMEIIPLLDLSVNETLARTVMTSFTMLIALAVLLWVGPDVIFGFTAAMLLGIFVGTYSSVYMSAPILVWLKVGPHSFVPRTTAVTEGAERVSNRNDDGAVV
- a CDS encoding glycosyltransferase, with product MTPLRILSIATLFPDAARPSFGLFVEKSLRALAAQPGIELTVAAPLGLPPFPLSLHRRYRALRDLPRSETWNGLAVLRPRFPLIPKVGARFNPAAIARAVLSAVRDREFDVIDAQFFYPDGPAAMRVAGARGLPFSIKARGADIGHFGHAPATAAQVAAAAAKAAGLLAVSEAMRRDMAAIGIDPAKVAVHYTGIDATRFHPGDRAAARAALGIDDAPAILSVGALIPRKGQALVIAALPALPGVHYWLAGAGEEEGRYRALARRHGVEPRVHFMGPVANADLPQLYRAADVVVMPSASEGLANAWVEALACGTPIVISDAGGAAELVTAPAAGRIVTRTPGAIAEAVQEILAAPPSPTDVAASLDGRFDWNRNGRELAEHLRRCAGF
- a CDS encoding DUF6456 domain-containing protein, producing the protein MIPRRLESRIHPDDRLDPGKTGPQLMRHVTVNAAESPIAWLASRGLLTPAQLLAGERLRADYERAGLAARVTMRWDAAPPGKSRGGARAADASLARIDAHRRFHGALDAAGPGLADICWRVICAGEGIGGAEKALGWPARSGKLVLGLALDRLVRFYGTG
- a CDS encoding helix-turn-helix domain-containing protein, with product MINSIRTVRRAKGLTLEEVAQRCDPPTTAQTIGRLETGTRTLSLGWMNRIAAALDVDAAELVRLPQDAQLTITALLGADGAHAPTRTEQALAARPGEDMVAVRVTSSIGDYRAGDEIWCRRIEGDWASALNRDLLVPRPAGRFFFARLLNVDGEKLHLLPLGAGLRQQVVSNPPWAAVAVRLMRSL